From a single Gemmatimonadota bacterium genomic region:
- a CDS encoding efflux RND transporter periplasmic adaptor subunit, with the protein MKIRRKHIISGVVLVAVLVLLVRAFMPAPVLVDAATAEIGPLRVTISEEGRTRVRQRYLITAPASGRLARPALNEGDRVGQGDELARITPSPLGSRESAEALARIETAEALVREAEANVARARVEQEEAARGRDRAEQLASSGSISRERLERAVHAATVAERTLESSLFRHRAAVSEHEVAQAALLALREERGDARAVLSVAAPVGGRVLRLFEESERVVAAGTPLMEVGDPGDMEVTIDVLSTDAVKVDVGQTVWIEEWGGPDPLSGKVSRVEPAAFTRVSALGVDEQRVNVIVDLDETPAELGDGYRVTGRIVVWENEDVLKIPSSALFRIGESWGVFVVEEDVARSRAVSVGQRNGIEAEILEGLAAGDPVILHPNPRIADGVGVETRTD; encoded by the coding sequence ATGAAAATACGTCGCAAGCACATTATCTCCGGCGTGGTCCTCGTCGCCGTCCTGGTCCTCCTCGTCCGCGCCTTCATGCCGGCGCCGGTCCTGGTCGACGCGGCCACCGCAGAAATAGGTCCCCTGCGGGTGACGATCAGCGAGGAAGGCAGGACCCGCGTAAGGCAGCGTTACCTGATTACGGCCCCGGCGTCCGGCCGGCTGGCGCGCCCGGCGTTGAATGAAGGGGACCGGGTCGGACAGGGCGATGAACTGGCGCGCATCACGCCTTCGCCCCTCGGTTCCCGCGAGTCCGCGGAGGCCCTCGCCCGGATCGAGACGGCTGAAGCACTGGTCCGCGAGGCCGAGGCGAACGTCGCCCGCGCACGGGTAGAACAGGAAGAAGCGGCCCGCGGCCGGGACAGGGCGGAACAACTCGCCTCGAGCGGCAGCATTTCGCGGGAGCGCCTGGAGCGCGCCGTGCACGCGGCAACCGTCGCCGAACGGACCCTGGAATCCTCCCTCTTCCGCCACCGGGCGGCCGTCTCCGAGCACGAGGTCGCCCAGGCGGCGCTCCTGGCCCTCAGGGAGGAGCGCGGCGATGCCAGGGCCGTGCTCTCCGTCGCGGCGCCGGTAGGCGGCCGGGTGCTGCGCCTGTTCGAAGAAAGCGAGCGGGTCGTCGCCGCGGGCACGCCCCTGATGGAAGTGGGTGATCCGGGAGACATGGAGGTAACGATCGACGTGCTGTCCACCGATGCCGTGAAGGTCGACGTCGGTCAAACGGTGTGGATCGAAGAGTGGGGCGGACCCGATCCGCTGTCCGGCAAGGTAAGCCGCGTCGAGCCGGCCGCGTTCACGCGCGTATCCGCGCTGGGTGTGGACGAACAGCGGGTCAACGTCATCGTGGACCTGGACGAGACGCCGGCGGAACTGGGCGATGGTTATCGCGTCACGGGACGGATCGTCGTCTGGGAGAATGAGGACGTGCTCAAGATTCCGTCCAGCGCCTTGTTCAGAATAGGCGAAAGCTGGGGGGTCTTCGTCGTCGAAGAAGACGTGGCCAGGTCGCGGGCAGTGTCGGTGG